One genomic window of Arachis hypogaea cultivar Tifrunner chromosome 8, arahy.Tifrunner.gnm2.J5K5, whole genome shotgun sequence includes the following:
- the LOC112705275 gene encoding uncharacterized protein, with translation MDYNENMLSPKLARLRRSLILHGQRRQRQQHSLEQDTTTGSSRTPILPLKRNSAVLMRESSSSRQSDTSIDLSSLTNLVDHPQLHGTRNDVTASIEKNCPTFSHPRRTPLADMSNVHQSSHQAYDSSVGTIQEIYPDRSNGCMENLPKSYNTNNRPPIEVDIGTNNWIQWLFEIRYGTNETFLLHSRFYICISASQNATNHVRRHMWNSSSCDMPFQISDAWDAGDPVHRCLYCNASMWEDEKLSKSRRNTIPKFGLCCMDGKVELPILKMVPQTLQDLHSMNNDRARYFQKNIRKFNSMFSFTSMAGKVNHAINNGSAPPTFSLSGQNYHSIGSLIPSDNNRPRFAQLYIYDTENEVQNRVTAVSSMEASNIVDYQIVTDLKEMLDVHNPLAKTFRFARDRFAEGSNPKIKLKLIRKRDKDGRVYNLPTVSEVAILVVGDIDDSILERDIIVQFMSNKLQRIDVLHPLYLALQYPLLFPYGEDGFRVGIQTSVRYGLDANKKRKTISMREFFSYRIQMRCNESPILLQSRRLFQQFSVDAYTMIEAERLSFIRHNQPKLRVDKYNALHESLVQGEANAVSTGQRIILPSSFTGGPRYMFNNCKDAFAICKYAGYPSYFITITCNPEWDEIKRLLKDTGFKAEDRPDIVSRIFNIKLSQLIADFKQGKFFGKISGFALFADVCTVEFQKRGLPHAHILLFMNPLFKPKTPDDIDKHISAEIPDKHSRPKLYAAVEKFMVHGPCGRHNNASPCMSNGRCSKFFPKQFRSRTVIDEAGFPKYRRRDNGRTIMKKNIVLDNSYIVPYNRSLLLKYCCHINVEHTCQTSAIKYLFKYVHKGNDRVTASFYQSNEEGQLEKVIDEIRNYYDCRYISACEAVWRIFGYDIQQKEPSVIRLPFHLSDEHPVVFRDYENIVDVIDRVDGRPTKMLAWMLANRLFPFGRTLTYSQFPNKFVWKEDISLWMPRKQGFSIGRLTHVPRGSGEDYYLRLLLNIQKGCVSFVDIRTVAGVVYSTFKEACYALGLLQDDKEFVDAILEVGNWASANYIRDLFVVLLLSNNMGRPENVWQQCYNVLSEDILYFQRKSIQSVDLQLSEDQIMNLTLSKIEGKLQANGRSLREFDGMPFPSFGTIEGLDDRLIMDELNFDVDGLRNQLDTNLTNMNVDQRKAFDVIINAVNENQGGFFFVYGYGGTGKTFLYNTLSTAIRSKGEIVLNVASSGIASLLLPNGRTAHSRFKIPLDLNEDSICCIKQGTSLSKLVCRAKLIIWDEAPMLNKLCYEALDRCLRDIVRFEPYYNSELPFGGKVVVLGGDFRQILPVIPMGSRQDIVQAAINSSYLWEHCNVLRLTINMRLTVRATYTSLSDVSQFASWLLDIGDGIAGDSTDGESIVVIPDEIIIQDFDQLVDFVYPDLLVNINNTSFFKDRSILAPTLEVVNDVNSFIMQRVDADAKTYLSSDTLCLEEGNMESELDMLTPDVLNAINCSGLPPHELTLKVGLPVMLLRNIDQSNGLCNGTRLRVRRLGNHVIECITLTGGKIGQVVLIPRMNMIPNNQSLPFRFQPRQFPIIVSFVMTINKSQGQTLSTVGLYLPRPVFTHGQLYVALSRVTSKSGLRVLIQNTRSSSTNSTINVVYREVFQNIT, from the exons ATGGATTATAATGAAAATATGCTGAGTCCCAAATTAGCCAGGTTAAGGAGGAGCTTAATATTGCACGGCCAGAGAAGACAAAGACAACAACATTCACTTGAACAAGATACAACGACGG GTTCAAGCAGGACACCAATACTTCCCCTTAAGAGAAACTCAGCCGTGCTTATGCGCGAATCGTCTTCATCACGGCAATCGGACACGTCAATCGATCTATCCTCATTAACAAATTTGGTTGATCATCCTCAACTGCATGGGACTAGAAATGACGTTACTGCATCCATAGAAAAAAACTGCCCCACCTTTTCCCACCCGAGGCGTACTCCTCTTGCAGACATGTCTAACG TTCACCAAAGTAGCCACCAAGCTTATGATTCCAGCGTTGGAACGATTCAGGAAATATATCCCGATCGCTCAAATGGTTGTATGGAAAATCTTCCCAAGAGCTATAATACCAACAATAGACCACCCATTGAAGTTGACATTGGGACTAATAACTGGATCCAATG GTTATTTGAAATTCGTTATGGCACTAATGAAACATTTCTATTGCATTCCCGTTTCTATATTTGCATCAGTGCAAGTCAAAATGCAACCAACCATGTAAGGAGGCAT ATGTGGAATTCATCATCATGTGACATGCCATTTCAAATTTCAGATGCTTGGGATGCAGGTGATCCAGTGCACCGTTGTTTGTACTGCAATGCATCAATGTGGGAAGACGAGAAACTATCAAAAAGTAGGAGAAATACTATACCGAAATTTGGACTATGTTGCATGGATGGTAAAGTAGAACTTCCAATACTAAAAATGGTACCACAAACACTGCAGGACCTACATAGTATGAATAACGACAGAGCAAGGTACTtccaaaaaaatataagaaaatttaACTCGATGTTTTCATTTACATCAATGGCTGGAAAAGTCAATCATGCTATCAATAACGGGTCAGCACCACCAACTTTTTCTTTGAGTGGTCAAAACTACCATTCCATTGGAAGCTTAATTCCTTCTGACAATAATAGGCCAAGGTTTGCTCAACTGTATATATATGACACTGAGAATGAAGTGCAAAACCGGGTAACTGCCGTGAG CTCTATGGAAGCATCAAATATTGTTGACTATCAGATTGTGACTGATCTTAAAGAGATGTTAGATGTGCACAATCCTCTTGCAAAGACCTTTCGGTTTGCCAGAGATAGATTTGCAGAGGGTTCAAACCCAAAAATCAAATTGAAGCTAATCAGAAAGCGGGATAAGGATGGAAGAGTATATAACTTACCAACTGTGTCTGAGGTTGCAATTTTAGTTGTAGGGGACATTGACGACTCAATTCTTGAGAGGGATATTATAGTACAATTCATGTCAAACAAGTTGCAAAGGATTGATGTTCTACATCCGTTGTACTTGGCTCTTCAATATCCTTTATTATTCCCTTACGGAGAAGATGGTTTTAGGGTTGGTATCCAAACATCCGTTCGTTATGGACTTGATGCTAATAAGAAACGGAAGACTATCAGCATGAGGGAGTTTTTTTCATACCGAATACAAATGCGATGCAATGAATCACCAATACTTTTACAATCAAGGAGATTATTTCAGCAATTTTCAGTTGATGCATATACTATGATCGAGGCAGAACGACTTAGCTTTATTAGGCACAATCAACCAAAACTAAGGGTTGACAAGTATAATGCACTACATGAGTCTTTGGTTCAGGGAGAGGCGAATGCTGTGTCAACTGGGCAGAGGATAATCCTTCCTAGCAGCTTCACTGGAGGACCTAGATACATGTTTAATAACTGTAAAGATGCCTTTGCAATTTGCAAGTATGCGGGTTACCCAAGTTACTTTATCACCATAACATGCAACCCTGAGTGGGATGAGATTAAGCGTCTTTTGAAAGATACCGGATTCAAAGCAGAAGATCGGCCTGACATAGTTTCAAGGATTTTTAATATCAAGCTGAGTCAATTGATTGCAGACTTCAAGCAAGGAAAGTTCTTTGGCAAAATATCTGGCT tcGCCTTATTTGCAGACGTGTGCACAGTAGAATTCCAGAAGCGTGGTTTACCGCACGCTCATATACTGTTGTTCATGAATCCTCTATTTAAACCAAAAACACCTGACGATATAGACAAGCATATATCAGCAGAGATCCCTGACAAGCATAGCAGGCCTAAGCTATATGCAGCAGTTGAGAAGTTCATGGTCCATGGTCCATGTGGCAGGCATAACAATGCCAGCCCATGCATGTCCAACGGTCGTTGCTCTAAGTTTTTTCCAAAACAATTTAGATCAAGGACTGTAATTGATGAGGCAGGATTTCCCAAGTATAGAAGAAGAGACAATGGCAGAACAATCATGAAGAAAAACATAGTTCTCGATAACTCATACATTGTCCCGTACAACCGATCGTTGTTGCTAAAGTACTGTTGCCACATCAACGTTGAGCATACATGTCAAACATCGgcaataaaatatctttttaagtaTGTTCACAAAGGAAATGATCGTGTCACTGCTTCTTTCTATCAGAGCAACGAAGAAGGGCAACTTGAAAAGGTTATTGATGAGATCAGGAATTATTACGATTGTAGGTACATATCAGCCTGCGAAGCTGTTTGGAGAATATTTGGATACGATATACAACAAAAAGAACCTTCAGTCATTAGATTACCTTTTCACTTGTCGGACGAACATCCGGTGGTTTTTAGAGACTATGAAAACATAGTTGACGTCATTGACAGGGTTGATGGCAGACCTACAAAGATGCTAGCATGGATGCTTGCAAATAGGTTATTTCCATTTGGTCGTACTCTTACATATAGCCAGTTTCCAAATAAGTTCGTCTGGAAGGAAGACATTTCTTTGTGGATGCCAAGGAAACAAGGATTCTCAATCGGCAGACTTACTCATGTTCCACGAGGAAGTGGTGAAGACTATTACTTAAGACTTTTGCTCAACATTCAAAAGGGGTGTGTAAGTTTTGTTGACATACGTACAGTTGCAGGCGTTGTGTACAGCACATTCAAGGAAGCATGTTACGCATTGGGCCTTCTGCAAGATGACAAAGAATTTGTTGATGCCATCTTAGAAGTAGGTAATTGGGCTTCTGCAAACTACATCCGTGACCTTTTCGTGGTGCTCTTATTGTCAAACAATATGGGCAGACCTGAAAATGTGTGGCAACAATGTTACAATGTTTTGTCTGAAGACATTCTTTATTTTCAGAGAAAATCCATACAGTCTGTAG ACCTGCAACTATCCGAAGATCAGATAATGAATCTGACACTTTCAAAGATAGAGGGAAAACTACAGGCTAATGGCAGATCACTCAGAGAGTTTGATGGGATGCCTTTTCCAAGCTTTGGCACTATTGAAGGGTTAGATGATCGGTTAATCATGGATGAATTAAACTTTGACGTCGATGGTCTGCGCAATCAGTTGGATACGAACTTAACAAACATGAATGTAGATCAAAGGAAAGCATTCGATGTGATTATCAATGCAGTAAATGAAAATCAAGGTGGCTTTTTTTTCGTCTATGGGTATGGTGGAACCGGTAAGACATTTCTCTACAACACTCTCTCAACAGCTATAAGGAGCAAAGGGGAAATTGTTCTGAATGTGGCATCTAGCGGTATTGCTTCTTTGTTGCTTCCAAATGGACGCACTGCACATTCAAGGTTTAAGATACCCTTGGACTTGAACGAGGACTCGATTTGTTGCATTAAGCAAGGCACCTCATTGTCTAAGCTGGTTTGCAGAGCAAAACTTATTATATGGGATGAGGCACCAATGTTGAATAAACTGTGCTATGAAGCTCTCGACAGATGCCTAAGGGACATTGTTAGGTTTGAGCCTTACTATAATTCAGAACTACCATTTGGAGGAAAGGTTGTGGTTTTAGGTGGTGACTTCAGGCAAATTCTACCTGTAATTCCAATGGGATCTCGCCAAGATATTGTCCAAGCTGCCATAAACTCATCTTACCTATGGGAACACTGTAACGTATTAAGGCTAACAATTAACATGCGTTTAACTGTTAGGGCAACTTATACGTCACTCAGTGATGTTTCTCAATTTGCTTCATGGTTGCTAGACATAGGTGATGGTATTGCTGGAGATTCCACTGATGGTGAGTCTATTGTGGTAATTCCCGATGAAATTATAATTCAAGATTTTGACCAATTGGTTGACTTTGTTTATCCCGACCTGTTGGTTAACATCAACAACACATCATTCTTCAAAGATCGTTCAATTTTGGCCCCAACGCTAGAAGTTGTCAACGATGTAAACTCATTTATAATGCAACGTGTGGATGCCGATGCGAAAACTTATTTAAGCTCAGATACTTTGTGTCTTGAAGAAGGAAACATGGAATCTGAATTGGATATGCTTACACCAGATGTCCTTAATGCAATTAATTGCTCTGGTTTGCCGCCCCATGAGTTGACTCTGAAAGTGGGTCTTCCGGTCATGCTACTACGTAACATTGACCAGTCAAACGGATTATGTAATGGAACAAGATTACGGGTAAGGAGATTAGGTAACCATGTAATTGAATGCATTACGCTAACAGGAGGCAAAATAGGCCAAGTCGTCCTGATACCGCGCATGAATATGATTCCCAATAACCAGTCTTTGCCATTTAGATTCCAACCCAGACAGTTCCCGATCATTGTTTCATTCGTTATGACCATTAACAAATCTCAAGGACAGACCTTAAGTACAGTTGGATTGTATTTACCAAGACCAGTATTTACGCACGGTCAACTATACGTTGCATTATCAAGAGTAACGTCAAAGAGTGGCTTGCGAGTGCTAATTCAGAATACTAGATCATCATCGACAAACTCGACAATAAATGTTGTGTATAGAGAAGTATTCCAAAATATTACATGA